Proteins found in one candidate division KSB1 bacterium genomic segment:
- a CDS encoding CCA tRNA nucleotidyltransferase, with the protein MTEPEILKKIGAIADKKQIGVWAVGGFVRDKLLNKTVKDIDFVVVGDAPRFAKSVAKALGSHDVITFPKFGTAMVNFEDYRLEFVTARRESYFDNSRKPVVTQSDLDADLMRRDFTINCIAYGLNSYNFGVLYDPLDGQQDLHAKIIRTPLDPVVTFKDDPLRIMRAIRFAAQLGFEIESKTFEALKQMRQRLEIVSQERITDELKKIIMAPRPSIGFYLLDEAQILEIIFPELLSMKGVEQREGYHHKDAFHHTLMVLDNVAQVSDKFELRFAALVHDIAKPVTKKFIPGTGWTFHGHDEIGARMLPKICQRLRLPNATMEYAQKLTRLHLRPIHLSEEGVTDSAMRRLLFQAGEHLEDLLTLCRADITSGNPQRVKQHLANFDHVVERLNEVEQKDRMRAFQPPVRGDEIMAVCGIPPGPLVGKLKSMIEEAILDAKIPNEHDAALQYLLEIKDEVLGTRDQESGIGDSNS; encoded by the coding sequence ATGACAGAACCAGAGATTTTAAAAAAAATCGGTGCAATTGCAGACAAAAAACAAATTGGCGTATGGGCGGTCGGCGGTTTTGTACGCGATAAGCTGTTGAATAAAACTGTCAAGGACATTGATTTCGTCGTTGTGGGGGACGCGCCGCGCTTTGCCAAATCCGTTGCGAAGGCACTGGGTAGTCATGATGTCATCACTTTTCCCAAGTTCGGTACCGCCATGGTCAACTTTGAGGATTATCGGTTGGAATTCGTCACCGCCCGAAGGGAGAGCTATTTCGACAATTCCCGCAAGCCAGTTGTCACCCAGTCCGATCTGGACGCTGATCTGATGCGCCGAGATTTTACTATCAATTGCATCGCCTACGGCCTGAACTCCTACAACTTCGGCGTTCTATATGATCCGCTTGATGGACAACAAGATCTCCATGCAAAAATTATCCGCACCCCATTGGATCCAGTAGTCACGTTTAAGGACGATCCGTTGCGCATCATGCGCGCGATTCGCTTCGCTGCCCAGTTGGGATTCGAGATCGAATCCAAGACCTTTGAAGCATTGAAGCAAATGCGCCAGCGATTAGAGATCGTTTCCCAAGAGCGCATCACTGATGAGCTCAAGAAGATCATCATGGCGCCGCGACCTTCGATCGGTTTCTACTTGCTTGATGAAGCGCAGATTTTGGAAATTATTTTCCCTGAATTGCTATCCATGAAGGGTGTGGAACAACGGGAAGGCTACCATCATAAAGACGCTTTCCACCATACACTCATGGTGCTTGATAACGTCGCTCAAGTGAGCGATAAATTTGAGCTGCGTTTTGCTGCGCTGGTACACGACATCGCAAAACCGGTCACAAAAAAGTTCATTCCTGGCACTGGTTGGACCTTTCATGGCCATGACGAGATCGGTGCCAGAATGCTGCCCAAAATCTGTCAGCGATTGAGATTGCCAAATGCCACGATGGAATATGCGCAAAAATTGACCCGTTTGCATCTGCGACCGATTCACCTTTCCGAAGAGGGCGTTACAGATTCAGCCATGCGCCGGCTGTTATTCCAAGCAGGTGAACATCTGGAAGATTTATTAACGCTCTGCCGGGCAGACATCACCTCGGGCAATCCCCAACGGGTCAAGCAGCATCTCGCCAACTTCGATCATGTGGTTGAGCGCCTTAACGAAGTGGAGCAGAAGGACCGCATGCGCGCCTTCCAACCCCCAGTCCGAGGAGACGAAATCATGGCCGTTTGTGGCATCCCACCGGGACCATTGGTAGGAAAATTGAAATCCATGATCGAAGAGGCCATCTTAGATGCCAAAATCCCCAATGAACATGATGCCGCTTTGCAATATCTGCTGGAAATTAAGGATGAGGTCCTTGGAACTAGGGATCAGGAATCAGGAATTGGCGATTCGAATAGCTAA
- a CDS encoding NAD(P)H-hydrate dehydratase — MKIVLNATEMAAIDRTTIEEYQIPGVVLMENAGRAVFIEIEKYLGTVIGKHIVIFCGKGNNGGDGYVIARHLANRGARLSVFLAGAKNQVRGDALVNLTILNRMGIHVQEITSVEQIPPLGSIDLVVDALLGTGVTGPVVGFLGQLIDYINHLGAPIISVDLPSGMETDSGAISGSAIHATLTVTMGHLKTGLLFSPGRDAAGKIVVADISIPTAVSRRFDSGRYLVEADDIRQRLPVRALDAHKTSCGKVVVIAGSIGMTGAATLASLASLKVGAGLTKLAIPASLNAILEEKLTEVMTVPMPETSSHSISLKAQDQIAELLDWADVLAIGPGLSTHPETVAFVHWLLRTQKKPMVLDADGLNAIAKLPNLIKHYSGDLIITPHPGEFARLISANISEIQLNRLNILRQYAKEWNKVIVFKGGPTVVAAPSGDLFINSTGNPGMATGGSGDVLTGMIAGLLAQKLSPTDAALVGVYLHGLAGDLAAESLSQMGMIAGDICDYIPTAIKRLTSQAPRPATSPANLVSDGGIL, encoded by the coding sequence ATGAAAATAGTGCTCAATGCCACGGAGATGGCAGCAATCGATCGAACAACCATCGAAGAATACCAAATTCCTGGCGTAGTCCTTATGGAGAACGCCGGGCGCGCTGTTTTTATTGAAATCGAGAAATATTTGGGAACCGTCATTGGCAAGCATATTGTGATCTTCTGCGGCAAAGGCAACAACGGAGGGGATGGATATGTGATCGCCCGACACCTGGCCAACCGAGGGGCACGGTTATCGGTATTTCTGGCGGGGGCAAAGAACCAAGTGAGAGGAGATGCCCTGGTCAATCTCACTATCCTGAACAGGATGGGGATTCATGTTCAAGAAATAACTTCAGTGGAACAGATTCCGCCATTGGGTTCGATCGATTTGGTCGTCGATGCCCTATTAGGAACTGGGGTTACTGGGCCAGTTGTAGGTTTCCTCGGTCAACTGATCGACTACATCAATCATCTGGGTGCGCCAATCATTTCCGTTGATCTCCCCTCTGGGATGGAGACCGATTCGGGCGCAATATCGGGCTCAGCGATTCATGCCACGCTTACGGTTACCATGGGGCATTTGAAGACTGGATTGTTATTCTCACCTGGCAGAGACGCCGCTGGTAAAATCGTGGTTGCTGACATCAGCATACCAACAGCGGTGAGCCGAAGATTCGACAGCGGACGATACCTCGTTGAAGCTGATGATATCCGACAACGACTTCCAGTTCGTGCCTTAGATGCCCATAAGACCAGTTGCGGCAAGGTAGTTGTGATTGCTGGGTCCATTGGAATGACTGGTGCTGCAACGTTAGCCTCTCTGGCTTCACTCAAAGTCGGTGCGGGATTGACCAAACTGGCCATTCCAGCCAGCCTCAATGCCATATTGGAGGAAAAACTCACTGAGGTGATGACCGTTCCCATGCCGGAGACATCGAGCCACTCGATTAGTTTAAAGGCACAAGATCAAATAGCCGAGCTGTTAGATTGGGCCGATGTGCTGGCGATCGGGCCAGGGCTTTCCACCCATCCAGAAACTGTCGCGTTTGTCCATTGGCTCTTGCGCACCCAAAAAAAGCCAATGGTGTTGGATGCTGATGGCTTGAATGCGATCGCCAAACTCCCCAATTTGATTAAGCACTATAGCGGGGATTTGATCATCACCCCGCATCCTGGCGAATTCGCCCGCTTGATTTCGGCCAATATTTCAGAAATCCAGCTCAACCGCTTAAACATTTTACGCCAATATGCCAAGGAGTGGAACAAAGTGATTGTGTTCAAAGGCGGACCTACCGTGGTCGCTGCACCCTCTGGGGATTTATTCATCAATTCCACCGGAAATCCCGGCATGGCCACAGGCGGTTCTGGTGACGTGTTGACCGGGATGATCGCAGGGCTGCTGGCACAAAAATTATCGCCGACAGATGCGGCTCTGGTCGGTGTTTATCTGCATGGCTTGGCTGGCGACCTCGCAGCTGAATCACTTTCTCAAATGGGAATGATCGCCGGGGATATCTGCGATTATATCCCCACAGCGATCAAACGGTTAACCTCTCAGGCGCCCAGGCCAGCGACATCGCCAGCCAATCTGGTATCGGATGGCGGAATTCTCTGA
- a CDS encoding XTP/dITP diphosphatase has protein sequence MITEQEKRVELKLVLATRNKDKIKEIEHALTGLDVELLTLDQFPQAPEVEEDGTTLAENALKKARTIFDVTHILTMADDTGLEVDFLNGEPGIYSSRFAGEGASYDDNCNKLLELMKAVPKEQRTARFRCVVAFVGPGIERLVEGTCEGFITSEKRGSHGFGYDPIFYVPQYAQTFAEMPLELKNKISHRGVALQQAKRVLQQMLKEGSLQT, from the coding sequence GTGATCACTGAACAAGAAAAGAGAGTAGAATTGAAGCTCGTATTAGCGACGCGAAATAAAGATAAGATTAAAGAGATCGAGCACGCGCTAACTGGATTGGATGTCGAGCTTTTGACATTAGATCAGTTCCCGCAGGCTCCAGAGGTGGAGGAAGATGGGACGACCTTAGCAGAGAACGCGCTCAAAAAAGCACGAACAATCTTCGACGTCACTCATATTTTAACCATGGCCGATGATACAGGTCTGGAAGTCGATTTCTTAAATGGAGAACCAGGCATATATTCTAGCCGTTTTGCGGGCGAAGGTGCGAGCTACGATGATAATTGTAACAAGCTGCTAGAATTGATGAAGGCGGTGCCAAAGGAGCAACGGACGGCTCGATTTCGCTGCGTCGTCGCCTTTGTGGGACCGGGGATCGAACGATTGGTGGAGGGGACCTGCGAAGGTTTTATTACGAGTGAGAAACGAGGGTCTCACGGTTTTGGCTATGATCCGATTTTCTATGTGCCACAATACGCTCAAACATTTGCTGAAATGCCTTTAGAACTGAAAAATAAGATCAGCCATCGTGGTGTGGCATTACAGCAGGCCAAAAGGGTGTTGCAGCAAATGCTGAAAGAGGGGTCTCTCCAAACCTAA
- a CDS encoding sigma-70 family RNA polymerase sigma factor has protein sequence MIDEIPDIELIRRALAGDQQGYREILKRYRAPLYNVLFRMVHNKMEAEDLVQEAFIKAFGALSTFNDEYAFSTWLFKIAINNCIDHLRKKRLKTFSLDKPIDAKDGEIRRELPDVTYQPENTLLSKEKTRLIEQAIQNLPEKYRVSIILRHTEEKSYEEISQILNIPLGTVKARIFRAREMLKKQLKQKLFP, from the coding sequence ATGATCGATGAAATACCTGACATTGAACTCATTCGAAGGGCTCTGGCAGGGGATCAGCAGGGATATCGCGAAATTTTGAAACGGTATCGCGCGCCACTGTACAATGTGCTGTTTAGAATGGTCCATAATAAAATGGAAGCCGAGGATCTGGTTCAGGAAGCGTTTATCAAAGCGTTCGGCGCTCTTTCAACATTTAACGACGAGTATGCTTTTTCCACATGGCTGTTTAAGATCGCCATCAATAATTGTATCGATCACCTTCGGAAGAAGCGCCTAAAGACCTTCTCTCTGGATAAGCCCATTGATGCCAAAGACGGGGAAATTCGGCGCGAGCTTCCAGATGTAACTTATCAGCCAGAAAATACCCTGCTATCGAAAGAGAAGACGCGGCTGATCGAACAGGCTATTCAGAATTTGCCCGAGAAATATCGGGTTTCGATTATCTTGCGACATACTGAAGAAAAATCCTACGAAGAAATCAGCCAAATTCTCAATATCCCTCTGGGCACAGTTAAGGCGCGTATCTTTCGGGCAAGAGAAATGTTAAAAAAACAACTAAAGCAGAAGCTGTTCCCTTAG
- a CDS encoding VanZ family protein → MSKFKLFLWFQGPAIAWALAIFIQSSISYLNAPDLGFDWQDKFYHALEYAILALLVRRALIYQPNFAVQHHANWWTIAIASFYAISDEIHQYFVPGRSADLSDVAADIIGSTLVVSFYFAAKQLRQRRIL, encoded by the coding sequence ATGAGCAAATTCAAACTGTTTTTATGGTTTCAGGGACCAGCGATTGCCTGGGCACTGGCAATTTTCATTCAATCATCGATCTCGTATCTCAACGCTCCAGACCTCGGTTTTGATTGGCAGGATAAATTTTATCACGCTCTCGAGTATGCGATATTAGCGCTGCTCGTTCGGCGCGCTCTGATCTATCAACCCAACTTCGCGGTTCAGCACCACGCCAATTGGTGGACTATTGCTATTGCTTCGTTCTATGCAATTTCTGATGAAATCCATCAATATTTCGTCCCAGGGCGCTCCGCTGACCTGAGCGACGTAGCAGCCGATATTATCGGCAGCACTTTGGTTGTGTCATTCTATTTCGCGGCCAAACAACTTCGACAGCGACGAATTTTATAA